One Burkholderia sp. WP9 genomic window, TCAGACGTCTCCGTCGAACTCCACGCCCCGGAAGATCGACTCACCGTCCTGCGTGTAGACGCGGCTTTTGGTGCACTCTCCGGCGCTGTTCTGCAGACAGCAGCTGCTCTCGTTGCGATCGCGTGAACTTTTGCTGTAGCTGTAGTTCGCATTCAGCGTCCAGTCCGGGCTCAGGTTGTACTGCACGCCCGCGGTGTAGAGCTGGACGTTCGTGTCCAGATGCCGGTCGGGACCGGAAGGGTCGCCGCTGCCGCCGCTCATCGTATGCGGCAAGACGGTCCCCGAATGTCGCCGTGAACTTACGACAAACTTGCAGTCCGTGGCATGATTCCTTAAGATGCGAACAATTCCCATTTACACAAAACCTGTGTCGTGACACCTCATTCGAATTTCCGCTCCGTTCCGCCGGTTTGCCCATGAGGCGGCAGTTCGTCCGCCTGCATCGCTGGTTCGGTGTCGCCACTGCGCTGTTTCTGTTCGTCGCCGGCCTCACCGGCGCGGTCATCGCGTGGGACCATGAACTCGATGCGGCGCTGAACCCGTCGTTCTTCAAGGCGCGCACCGCAGGACCGGCGCTGTCGGGGCTGGAACTGGCGCGCCGCGTGGAAGCCGCCGATCCGCGTTTGCAGGTGACGTATCTGCCGCTGGCGGCCGAACCGGGCCACACGCTGCAAATGATGGTGTTGCCGCGTATCGACCCAGCCACGCACCAGCCCTACCCGCTGGACTTCAATCAGATTGCCGTCGACCCCGCCACCGGCGAGATCAAGGGACGCCGCGAATGGGGCGCCGTCTCGCTCGCGCGGCTCAATCTGATCCCGTTCATCTACAAGCTCCACTACACGCTGCAACTGCCTTTTACGGGCGGCGTCGATATCGGTACGTGGCTGATGGGGATCGTCGGCATCGTCTGGCTGTTCGACAGCCTGATCGCGCTATGGCTGTCGTTTCCGAGCGCCAAGGTGTGGCGCAAGTCGTTCGCTTTCCGCTTCGGGCGCGGCGGCTACGCGCTCACTTTCGATCTGCACCGCTCCGGCGGCGTATGGATCTGGGGCCTGCTGATGATCGTTGCGCTGACATCGGTATCGATGAATCTTGCAGCGCCTGTGGTGCGCCCAATCGTGTCGATGTTCTCGACGCTCACGCCCGATCCGCTCAACAACCCTGAAATCCGCCGCGCGCCGCAACCCGGCGACACCGTGCTCCCCCGCGAGCGCATTGTGCAACTGGCCGAGCAGGCCGGCAAAGCGCGGAACCTCGGCATCGGGCCGGGCGGCATCTACTATGCGGAATTCATGCATGCGTACGGCGTCGGCTTTTACGCAACCGGCAACGATCACGGCGATATCGGCCTCGGCAATCCGTGGATGTATTGGGACGCGGCCACCGGCAAGCAACTCAGCACGCAGATTCCCGGCAAGGGCACGGCCGGCGACATCTTCTTGCAGGTCCAATACCCGCTGCACTCGGGGCGCATCCTCGGTCTTGGCGGACGGGTTCTGATTAGCGCAGTCGGCCTCGCGGTCGCCGTGCTGAGCGCGACAGGGCTGCTGATCTGGCTGAAGAAGTTGAATGCGCGCCGCCGCTCGGCGCAAAACGCGAATGCCGCGCGTGACGCAGGCCGGTCAGCCGCGCGGCCGTAGTCCGCAAAAAAAATGGCGGCGCCGGAGTCGTCCGGCTACCGCCATTTATCTCTGCCGCAAAGCGATCAACCGCCTTTAGCGAAACACCACCGTCTTGCTGCCGTTCAACACGACGCGATGTTCCACGTGCCACTTCACCGCACGCGCGAGCGTCACGCATTCGACGTCGCGGCCGATCGCCGTCAATTGCTCCGGCGTCATGCTGTGGTCGACGCGCTCCACTTCCTGCTCGATGATCGGACCTTCGTCCAGATCCGTCGTCACGTAATGGGCGGTCGCGCCGATCAGCTTCACACCGCGGTCGAACGCCTGGTAATACGGCTTCGCGCCCTTAAAGCTCGGCAGGAACGAGTGATGAATGTTGATCGCGCGGCCGGCGAGTGCTTCGCACAGCTTCGGCGACAGAATCTGCATGTAGCGCGCGAGCACCACCAGGTCGGCTTGATGCTCGTCGATCACTTCGAGCACGCGTGCTTCCTGTGCCGCTTTCGCGTCGGGCGTGGCGCCCAACAGTGGGAAGTGATGGAACGGAATGTCGTAGCTGGCGGCGAGTTGATAGAACTCCTTGTGGTTCGAGATGATCGCGGGAATCTCGATACCCAGCTGGCCCGTGCGGTAGCGGAACAGCAGATCGTTCAGGCAATGGCCGATCTTCGACACCATGATCACCACGCGCGGCTTCACCGACGCGTCGTGCAACTCCCAGCGCATGCCGAACTGTTCAGCCAGCGTCGCGAACGACGTGCGCAACGCTTCCAGACCCGGATCGCCGCCCACCTGCTGGAAATGCACGCGCATGAAGAACTCGCCGGTGCGGCTGTCGCCGAACTGCGCGGAGTCGAGAATATTGCTGCCACGCT contains:
- the purU gene encoding formyltetrahydrofolate deformylase, which produces MSTDHSFILKLSCADRPGIVHAVSGFLFERGSNILDSAQFGDSRTGEFFMRVHFQQVGGDPGLEALRTSFATLAEQFGMRWELHDASVKPRVVIMVSKIGHCLNDLLFRYRTGQLGIEIPAIISNHKEFYQLAASYDIPFHHFPLLGATPDAKAAQEARVLEVIDEHQADLVVLARYMQILSPKLCEALAGRAINIHHSFLPSFKGAKPYYQAFDRGVKLIGATAHYVTTDLDEGPIIEQEVERVDHSMTPEQLTAIGRDVECVTLARAVKWHVEHRVVLNGSKTVVFR
- a CDS encoding PepSY-associated TM helix domain-containing protein encodes the protein MRRQFVRLHRWFGVATALFLFVAGLTGAVIAWDHELDAALNPSFFKARTAGPALSGLELARRVEAADPRLQVTYLPLAAEPGHTLQMMVLPRIDPATHQPYPLDFNQIAVDPATGEIKGRREWGAVSLARLNLIPFIYKLHYTLQLPFTGGVDIGTWLMGIVGIVWLFDSLIALWLSFPSAKVWRKSFAFRFGRGGYALTFDLHRSGGVWIWGLLMIVALTSVSMNLAAPVVRPIVSMFSTLTPDPLNNPEIRRAPQPGDTVLPRERIVQLAEQAGKARNLGIGPGGIYYAEFMHAYGVGFYATGNDHGDIGLGNPWMYWDAATGKQLSTQIPGKGTAGDIFLQVQYPLHSGRILGLGGRVLISAVGLAVAVLSATGLLIWLKKLNARRRSAQNANAARDAGRSAARP